One window of the Anolis sagrei isolate rAnoSag1 chromosome 5, rAnoSag1.mat, whole genome shotgun sequence genome contains the following:
- the BRD1 gene encoding bromodomain-containing protein 1 isoform X2 — MRRKGRCHRVPSTRHSSSPCSIKHSPTRETLTYAQAQRMVEIEIEGRLHRISIFEPLEIILEDDLTAQELSECNSNKENSERPPIFLRTKRHRNNKVKKKNEILPSSHGIPSTASTLPEPKVHVVDYSPPSAPRRPPSYYKFIEKSSEELDNEVEYDMDEEDYAWLEIINEKRKSDGISVVSQNMFEFLMDRFEKESYCETQKQGEHQSLIDEDAVCCICMDGECQNSNVILFCDMCNLAVHQECYGVPYIPEGQWLCRQCLQSRSRPVDCVLCPNKGGAFKKTDDDRWGHVVCALWIPEVGFANTVFIEPIDGVKNIPPARWKLTCYLCKQKGVGACIQCHKANCYTAFHVTCAQKAGLYMKMEPVKELTGSGTTFSVKKTAYCDVHTPPGSIRRPLNIYGEPELKNGLCRKEGAAKTRSATRIRKKAKKSKKSPTEPCTPMPAVCTPCIPPQRLNKIMNRVAIQRKKQFVERVHSYWLLKRLSRNGVPLLRRLQSSLQSQRNTQQREDDEETQALKEKLKYWQRLRHDLERARLLIELIRKREKLKREQIKVEQVAMELQLTPFTVLLRSVLDQLQEKDSARIFAQPVNLKEVPDYLDHIKHPMDFSTMRERLDGQGYKNLSEFEEDFNFIIDNCMKYNAKDTIFYRAAVRLRDQGGVVLRQARRDAEAIGYNNETGMHLPERPKLESPPPFTWEDVDRLLNPANRVHMSLEEQLRELLEKLDLTCAMKSSGSRSKRAKLLKKEINLIRIKISQQQHQPPQIESGIGSFEEENAVLEQEGEEEGDKSPPKLEPSDALPLPSNSETNSEPPTLKPVELNPEQNKHYKRVKFDNELYSTSIQKEINGHTPENLLDNNLSESTVSAVAESSTDVNRRTSILFCKSKSVSPPKSAKNTETQPTSPQLGTKTFLSVVLPRLETLLQPRKRSRSACGDSEVDDESPVKRLDTGLSNGFGDGGKESETDDTPGRKVEPRRRCASESSISSSNSLLCSSRSRLCSFSLPKCGKGKPALIRRHTLEDRKVGHSSMWISTDASKSVLEPLKVVWAKCSGYPSYPALIIDPKMPRVAGHHNGVTIPVPPLDVLKIGEQMQTKSDEKLFLVLFFDNKRSWQWLPKSKMIPLGIDETIDKLKMMEGRNSSIRKAVRVAFDRAMNHLSRVHGEPVSDFSDID; from the exons atgaggaggaaaggaagatgtCATCGGGTACCCTCAACGCGACACTCGTCTTCTCCATGCAGTATTAAacattctcccactagagaaacctTGACCTATGCACAAGCTCAAAGGATGGTAGAAATAGAAATTGAAGGTCGATTACACAGAATCAGTATCTTTGAACCCTTGGAGATTATATTAGAAGATGATCTTACAGCCCAAGAATTAAGTGAATGCAACAGCAATAAGGAAAATAGTGAGAGACCACCAATCTTTCTAAGAACAAAAAGGCATAGAAACAACAaggttaaaaagaaaaatgaaattctTCCAAGTTCACATGGCATTCCATCTACAGCAAGTACTCTTCCTGAGCCCAAAGTGCATGTTGTTGATTATAGTCCCCCTTCTGCACCTAGAAGGCCTCCATCTTATTATAAATTCATTGAAAAATCTTCAGAAGAACTTGATAACGAAGTGGAGTATGACATGGATGAAGAAGATTATGCATGGTTAGAAATAATCAATGAGAAACGAAAGAGTGATGGCATCTCAGTTGTGTCACAGAACATGTTTGAATTTCTTATGGACCGTTTTGAAAAAGAGTCTTACTGTGAGACTCAAAAACAGGGTGAACATCAGTCTTTAATTGATGAAGATGCAGTTTGTTGTATTTGCATGGATGGAGAGTGTCAGAACAGCAATGTGATTCTTTTTTGTGATATGTGTAACTTAGCAGTGCATCAGGAGTGTTATGGGGTGCCATATATACCTGAGGGCCAGTGGCTCTGCCGGCAGTGTCTGCAGTCCCGCTCACGTCCTGTAGACTGTGTACTGTGTCCAAACAAAGGAGGTGCCTTTAAAAAGACTGATGATGATCGGTGGGGACATGTTGTGTGTGCTCTTTGGATTCCAGAAGTTGGGTTTGCCAATACAGTTTTTATTGAACCAATAGATGGAGTCAAGAACATTCCCCCTGCCCGATGGAAGTTAACATGCTACCTCTGTAAACAGAAAGGTGTTGGTGCCTGTATTCAGTGCCACAAAGCAAACTGCTACACAGCATTCCATGTTACCTGTGCTCAAAAGGCTGGTTTGTATATGAAAATGGAGCCGGTGAAAGAACTGACTGGCAGTGGCACAACATTCTCAGTGAAAAAGACTGCATATTGTGATGTACATACTCCGCCGGGTTCTATTCGGAGACCTCTGAATATTTATGGAGAACCTGAATTGAAAAATGGTCTCTGTAGAAAAGAGGGTGCTGCCAAAACAAGATCTGCAACAAGGATCAGGAAAAAGGCTAAAAAGTCAAAGAAATCACCGACTGAACCTTGTACACCTATGCCTGCAGTATGTACTCCATGCATCCCTCCTCAAAG GTTGAATAAAATTATGAATCGGGTGGCTATTCAGCGGAAGAAACAATTTGTTGAAAGAGTCCACAGTTACTGGTTACTTAAAAGGCTGTCCAGAAATGGTGTCCCTTTACTGAGAAGGCTGCAGTCCAGTTTGCAGTCTCAAAGAAACACTCAACAG AGGGAagatgatgaagaaacacaagcCTTAAAGGAGAAGTTGAAGTACTGGCAAAGGCTTCGCCATGACCTTGAGAGAGCACGGTTGTTGATAGAGCTTATACGAAAACgagaaaaattaaaaagagaacaG ATCAAAGTGGAGCAGGTTGCCATGGAGCTTCAGCTAACTCCATTTACTGTTTTGCTGCGGTCAGTCCTGGACCAGCTACAGGAAAAGGACTCTGCTCGTATATTTGCTCAGCCAGTGAATCTGAAAGAG GTTCCTGATTATTTGGATCATATTAAACATCCAATGGATTTTTCTACTATGAGAGAACGGTTAGATGGCCAAGGTTACAAAAATCTCAGTGAGTTTGAAGAAGATTTCAACTTTATTATTGATAACTGTATGAAATACAATGCAAAAGATACAATATTCTACAGAGCTGCTGTGCGATTAAGAGACCAAGGAGGTGTTGTTCTGAGACAAGCTAGAAGAGATGCTGAGGCAATTGGATATAATAATGAAACTGGAATGCACTTACCTGAGCGGCCTAAACTTGAATCTCCTCCACCTTTTACTTGGGAAGACG TGGATAGGTTATTGAATCCTGCTAACAGAGTCCACATGTCTTTGGAAGAACAGCTGCGTGAATTGTTAGAAAAGCTTGATCTTACGTGTGCAATGAAATCCAGTGGGTCTCGGAGCAAACGAGcaaagcttttaaagaaggaaattAACCTGATTCGGATCAAGATAAGTCAGCAACAACATCAGCCCCCTCAGATTGAGTCAGGTATTGGAAGTTTCGAGGAAGAAAATGCAGTATTAGAacaagaaggtgaagaagaag GAGATAAATCTCCCCCTAAACTTGAACCATCAGATGCATTACCTCTTCCTTCAAACTCGGAGACTAATTCAGAGCCACCAACCCTCAAACCAGTAGAACTCAATCCAGAGCAGAATAAGCATTACAAAAGAGTAAAATTTGACAATGAATTGTATAGTACTTCCATTCAGAAAGAAATAAATGGACACACTCCAGAAAACTTACTTGACAATAATCTCAGTGAGTCGACTGTTTCTGCTGTAGCTGAGTCATCAACTGATGTAAACAGACGTACATCCATTCTCTTCTGCAAATCGAAAAGTGTAAGCCCCCCAAAGTCTGCAAAGAACACTGAAACCCAGCCAACTTCTCCACAGCTAGGGACCAAAACCTTTTTGTCTGTAGTCCTTCCAAGGTTGGAGACACTACTGCAGCCCAGAAAAAGATCAAGAAGCGCATGTGGAGATTCTGAGGTGGATGATGAGTCCCCTGTAAAGCGTTTGGATACAG GCCTTTCGAACGGTTTTGGAGATGGTGGTAAAGAGTCAGAGACAGATGATACTCCAGGAAGAAAAGTTGAGCCTCGCCGCCGTTGTGCATCAGAGTCTAGTATATCCTCAAGTAACAGCTTGTTGTGTAGTTCAAG GTCACGTCTTTGTAGTTTTAGCCTACCAAAGTGTGGAAAAGGCAAGCCAGCGCTTATACGAAGACACACATTAGAAGACAGAA AAGTTGGACATAGCAGCATGTGGATTTCAACTGATGCTTCAAAATCTGTCCTTGAGCCGCTAAAAGTTGTTTGGGCCAAATGTAGCGGGTATCCTTCCTATCCAGCACTG
- the BRD1 gene encoding bromodomain-containing protein 1 isoform X1, whose amino-acid sequence MRRKGRCHRVPSTRHSSSPCSIKHSPTRETLTYAQAQRMVEIEIEGRLHRISIFEPLEIILEDDLTAQELSECNSNKENSERPPIFLRTKRHRNNKVKKKNEILPSSHGIPSTASTLPEPKVHVVDYSPPSAPRRPPSYYKFIEKSSEELDNEVEYDMDEEDYAWLEIINEKRKSDGISVVSQNMFEFLMDRFEKESYCETQKQGEHQSLIDEDAVCCICMDGECQNSNVILFCDMCNLAVHQECYGVPYIPEGQWLCRQCLQSRSRPVDCVLCPNKGGAFKKTDDDRWGHVVCALWIPEVGFANTVFIEPIDGVKNIPPARWKLTCYLCKQKGVGACIQCHKANCYTAFHVTCAQKAGLYMKMEPVKELTGSGTTFSVKKTAYCDVHTPPGSIRRPLNIYGEPELKNGLCRKEGAAKTRSATRIRKKAKKSKKSPTEPCTPMPAVCTPCIPPQRLNKIMNRVAIQRKKQFVERVHSYWLLKRLSRNGVPLLRRLQSSLQSQRNTQQREDDEETQALKEKLKYWQRLRHDLERARLLIELIRKREKLKREQIKVEQVAMELQLTPFTVLLRSVLDQLQEKDSARIFAQPVNLKEVPDYLDHIKHPMDFSTMRERLDGQGYKNLSEFEEDFNFIIDNCMKYNAKDTIFYRAAVRLRDQGGVVLRQARRDAEAIGYNNETGMHLPERPKLESPPPFTWEDVDRLLNPANRVHMSLEEQLRELLEKLDLTCAMKSSGSRSKRAKLLKKEINLIRIKISQQQHQPPQIESGIGSFEEENAVLEQEGEEEGDKSPPKLEPSDALPLPSNSETNSEPPTLKPVELNPEQNKHYKRVKFDNELYSTSIQKEINGHTPENLLDNNLSESTVSAVAESSTDVNRRTSILFCKSKSVSPPKSAKNTETQPTSPQLGTKTFLSVVLPRLETLLQPRKRSRSACGDSEVDDESPVKRLDTGLSNGFGDGGKESETDDTPGRKVEPRRRCASESSISSSNSLLCSSRSRLCSFSLPKCGKGKPALIRRHTLEDRSELISCIENGNYAKAARIAAEVGHSSMWISTDASKSVLEPLKVVWAKCSGYPSYPALIIDPKMPRVAGHHNGVTIPVPPLDVLKIGEQMQTKSDEKLFLVLFFDNKRSWQWLPKSKMIPLGIDETIDKLKMMEGRNSSIRKAVRVAFDRAMNHLSRVHGEPVSDFSDID is encoded by the exons atgaggaggaaaggaagatgtCATCGGGTACCCTCAACGCGACACTCGTCTTCTCCATGCAGTATTAAacattctcccactagagaaacctTGACCTATGCACAAGCTCAAAGGATGGTAGAAATAGAAATTGAAGGTCGATTACACAGAATCAGTATCTTTGAACCCTTGGAGATTATATTAGAAGATGATCTTACAGCCCAAGAATTAAGTGAATGCAACAGCAATAAGGAAAATAGTGAGAGACCACCAATCTTTCTAAGAACAAAAAGGCATAGAAACAACAaggttaaaaagaaaaatgaaattctTCCAAGTTCACATGGCATTCCATCTACAGCAAGTACTCTTCCTGAGCCCAAAGTGCATGTTGTTGATTATAGTCCCCCTTCTGCACCTAGAAGGCCTCCATCTTATTATAAATTCATTGAAAAATCTTCAGAAGAACTTGATAACGAAGTGGAGTATGACATGGATGAAGAAGATTATGCATGGTTAGAAATAATCAATGAGAAACGAAAGAGTGATGGCATCTCAGTTGTGTCACAGAACATGTTTGAATTTCTTATGGACCGTTTTGAAAAAGAGTCTTACTGTGAGACTCAAAAACAGGGTGAACATCAGTCTTTAATTGATGAAGATGCAGTTTGTTGTATTTGCATGGATGGAGAGTGTCAGAACAGCAATGTGATTCTTTTTTGTGATATGTGTAACTTAGCAGTGCATCAGGAGTGTTATGGGGTGCCATATATACCTGAGGGCCAGTGGCTCTGCCGGCAGTGTCTGCAGTCCCGCTCACGTCCTGTAGACTGTGTACTGTGTCCAAACAAAGGAGGTGCCTTTAAAAAGACTGATGATGATCGGTGGGGACATGTTGTGTGTGCTCTTTGGATTCCAGAAGTTGGGTTTGCCAATACAGTTTTTATTGAACCAATAGATGGAGTCAAGAACATTCCCCCTGCCCGATGGAAGTTAACATGCTACCTCTGTAAACAGAAAGGTGTTGGTGCCTGTATTCAGTGCCACAAAGCAAACTGCTACACAGCATTCCATGTTACCTGTGCTCAAAAGGCTGGTTTGTATATGAAAATGGAGCCGGTGAAAGAACTGACTGGCAGTGGCACAACATTCTCAGTGAAAAAGACTGCATATTGTGATGTACATACTCCGCCGGGTTCTATTCGGAGACCTCTGAATATTTATGGAGAACCTGAATTGAAAAATGGTCTCTGTAGAAAAGAGGGTGCTGCCAAAACAAGATCTGCAACAAGGATCAGGAAAAAGGCTAAAAAGTCAAAGAAATCACCGACTGAACCTTGTACACCTATGCCTGCAGTATGTACTCCATGCATCCCTCCTCAAAG GTTGAATAAAATTATGAATCGGGTGGCTATTCAGCGGAAGAAACAATTTGTTGAAAGAGTCCACAGTTACTGGTTACTTAAAAGGCTGTCCAGAAATGGTGTCCCTTTACTGAGAAGGCTGCAGTCCAGTTTGCAGTCTCAAAGAAACACTCAACAG AGGGAagatgatgaagaaacacaagcCTTAAAGGAGAAGTTGAAGTACTGGCAAAGGCTTCGCCATGACCTTGAGAGAGCACGGTTGTTGATAGAGCTTATACGAAAACgagaaaaattaaaaagagaacaG ATCAAAGTGGAGCAGGTTGCCATGGAGCTTCAGCTAACTCCATTTACTGTTTTGCTGCGGTCAGTCCTGGACCAGCTACAGGAAAAGGACTCTGCTCGTATATTTGCTCAGCCAGTGAATCTGAAAGAG GTTCCTGATTATTTGGATCATATTAAACATCCAATGGATTTTTCTACTATGAGAGAACGGTTAGATGGCCAAGGTTACAAAAATCTCAGTGAGTTTGAAGAAGATTTCAACTTTATTATTGATAACTGTATGAAATACAATGCAAAAGATACAATATTCTACAGAGCTGCTGTGCGATTAAGAGACCAAGGAGGTGTTGTTCTGAGACAAGCTAGAAGAGATGCTGAGGCAATTGGATATAATAATGAAACTGGAATGCACTTACCTGAGCGGCCTAAACTTGAATCTCCTCCACCTTTTACTTGGGAAGACG TGGATAGGTTATTGAATCCTGCTAACAGAGTCCACATGTCTTTGGAAGAACAGCTGCGTGAATTGTTAGAAAAGCTTGATCTTACGTGTGCAATGAAATCCAGTGGGTCTCGGAGCAAACGAGcaaagcttttaaagaaggaaattAACCTGATTCGGATCAAGATAAGTCAGCAACAACATCAGCCCCCTCAGATTGAGTCAGGTATTGGAAGTTTCGAGGAAGAAAATGCAGTATTAGAacaagaaggtgaagaagaag GAGATAAATCTCCCCCTAAACTTGAACCATCAGATGCATTACCTCTTCCTTCAAACTCGGAGACTAATTCAGAGCCACCAACCCTCAAACCAGTAGAACTCAATCCAGAGCAGAATAAGCATTACAAAAGAGTAAAATTTGACAATGAATTGTATAGTACTTCCATTCAGAAAGAAATAAATGGACACACTCCAGAAAACTTACTTGACAATAATCTCAGTGAGTCGACTGTTTCTGCTGTAGCTGAGTCATCAACTGATGTAAACAGACGTACATCCATTCTCTTCTGCAAATCGAAAAGTGTAAGCCCCCCAAAGTCTGCAAAGAACACTGAAACCCAGCCAACTTCTCCACAGCTAGGGACCAAAACCTTTTTGTCTGTAGTCCTTCCAAGGTTGGAGACACTACTGCAGCCCAGAAAAAGATCAAGAAGCGCATGTGGAGATTCTGAGGTGGATGATGAGTCCCCTGTAAAGCGTTTGGATACAG GCCTTTCGAACGGTTTTGGAGATGGTGGTAAAGAGTCAGAGACAGATGATACTCCAGGAAGAAAAGTTGAGCCTCGCCGCCGTTGTGCATCAGAGTCTAGTATATCCTCAAGTAACAGCTTGTTGTGTAGTTCAAG GTCACGTCTTTGTAGTTTTAGCCTACCAAAGTGTGGAAAAGGCAAGCCAGCGCTTATACGAAGACACACATTAGAAGACAGAAGTGAGTTGATATCATGCATTGAAAATGGAAACTACGCAAAAGCAGCAAGAATTGCAGCTG AAGTTGGACATAGCAGCATGTGGATTTCAACTGATGCTTCAAAATCTGTCCTTGAGCCGCTAAAAGTTGTTTGGGCCAAATGTAGCGGGTATCCTTCCTATCCAGCACTG